From a single Miscanthus floridulus cultivar M001 chromosome 8, ASM1932011v1, whole genome shotgun sequence genomic region:
- the LOC136473674 gene encoding uncharacterized protein: MASNYVDTTGEEGRFHGPHGHSHSTSTTPTGAAAALSPRNMRRSFSSASSGSHSHGGGGKCVCAPPTHAGSFKCRLHRTNSQGHAHPSPPVSPAGGASSAAPAQGAPSSASSRTVEAQ, from the coding sequence ATGGCGTCCAACTACGTGGACACGACGGGCGAGGAGGGCAGGTTCCACGGCCCCCACGGCCACAGCCACAGCACCAGCACCACCCcgacgggcgcggcggcggcgttgtcGCCGCGCAACATGCGCCGCAGCTTCTCCTCCGCGTCCTCCGGGAGCCACAGCCACGGCGGCGGGGGCAAGTGCGTGTGCGCGCCCCCGACCCACGCCGGGTCGTTCAAGTGCCGGCTCCACCGCACCAACTCCCAGGGCCACGCGCACCCGTCCCCGCCGGTCTCCCCCGCCGGCGGCGCGTCCTCCGCCGCGCCGGCGCAGGGCGCCCCGTCCTCCGCCTCCTCCCGCACCGTCGAGGCCCAGTGa